One genomic segment of Hemibagrus wyckioides isolate EC202008001 linkage group LG08, SWU_Hwy_1.0, whole genome shotgun sequence includes these proteins:
- the rtn4rl2b gene encoding reticulon-4 receptor-like 2b — protein sequence METRSAARRQRISHALSFKSGLSLWLVLWLLACHCAPGKACPRLCVCYHMPMTVSCQSQNFSSVPVGVPYDSQRVFLQNNRITELRADSFGFETQVLWLYSNNISWIEAGAFSTLRVLEELDLGDNPSLRQVDGGAFRGLERLQSLHMHRCGLTELPADVFRKLYSLQFLYLQENQLTHLPDGVFSDLVNLTHLFLHGNRLRIVSENAFRGLVNLDRLLLHENRIRQVHRRAFRDLGRLTILYLFNNALRELPGQTLKDTAGLQFLRLNDNPWACGCEARSLWQWFRDARVSSSELICTSPSARQGQDLRFLRELDFATCPLPDPGSLTGTTTTTFSTKTRWWFSKNKPVASAKGAYQKNAELPKAFPFSSVKNAHSAAVAAAAASASKYELTPEEAALPKLEPEEYWANYGNEDATSVRCFELDCDDSQILPSSSSASPSFLYLLSLSLLALSLHMLFG from the exons ATGGAAACTCGTAGTGCCGCGCGGCGTCAACGCATCTCTCATGCGCTCAGCTTCAAGA gtggtcTGTCTCTATGGCTGGTGCTATGGCTGTTGGCATGTCACTGTGCTCCAGGGAAAGCATGTccaagactgtgtgtgtgctatcACATGCCCATGACTGTCAGCTGCCAGTCTCAGAACTTCTCCTCTGTCCCTGTTGGCGTGCCCTATGACTCCCAGCGTGTTTTCTTGCAGAACAACCGCATCACCGAGCTCAGGGCAGACTCCTTTGGTTTTGAGACACAG GTCCTTTGGCTGTATTCAAACAACATTTCCTGGATTGAGGCAGGTGCCTTCAGTACCCTGCGTGTGCTAGAAGAGCTGGATCTTGGGGACAACCCGTCCTTAAGGCAAGTGGATGGTGGTGCATTCCGGGGCCTTGAGAGGCTACAAAGCCTGCACATGCACCGGTGTGGTCTGACTGAGCTGCCTGCAGATGTGTTCCGCAAGCTTTACAGCCTGCAGTTCCTTTATCTGCAGGAGAACCAGCTGACCCACCTGCCTGATGGTGTGTTCTCTGACCTGGTCAACCTCACGCATCTGTTTCTGCACGGCAACCGTCTTCGCATAGTCTCTGAGAATGCTTTCCGTGGCCTGGTCAACCTTGACCGGCTGCTTCTGCATGAAAACCGCATCCGCCAGGTGCACCGCCGCGCCTTCCGTGACCTGGGCCGCCTCACCATCCTCTACTTGTTCAACAATGCACTGCGTGAACTGCCTGGCCAGACGCTGAAAGACACAGCAGGCCTGCAGTTCTTGCGCCTCAATGACAACCCATGGGCATGCGGCTGCGAGGCACGCTCTCTCTGGCAGTGGTTCCGTGATGCACGTGTCTCCAGCTCTGAGCTGATCTGCACCTCGCCTTCAGCACGCCAAGGCCAGGACCTCCGCTTCCTGCGTGAGCTCGACTTTGCCACCTGCCCACTTCCTGATCCCGGCTCTCTGACtggcaccaccaccaccaccttcagcACCAAGACACGCTGGTGGTTCTCCAAGAACAAACCAGTTGCCTCAGCCAAGGGTGCTTACCAGAAGAACGCTGAGCTCCCCAAGGCCTTCCCCTTCTCCTCAGTGAAGAATGCCCATTCTGCAGCTGTAGCAGCAGCTGCAGCTTCAGCATCTAAGTACGAGCTGACACCGGAGGAGGCTGCCTTGCCAAAACTCGAGCCCGAAGAGTACTGGGCCAACTACGGCAACGAAGATGCAACCTCAGTCCGATGCTTTGAGCTCGATTGCGACGACTCACAGATTCtcccttcctcttcttctgcaTCTCCCTCATTTCTgtatctcctctctctctctcttctggcTCTTTCACTTCACATGCTGTTTGGCTGA